The following DNA comes from Silurus meridionalis isolate SWU-2019-XX chromosome 14, ASM1480568v1, whole genome shotgun sequence.
gatatatagGTAGGtaagtagagagagagatgtatggatggatagatgggtaAGTAGAGAGGTAGAGATGgatatatagatagagagagagagatgggtaggtaggtaagtaaagagagagatggatagatgggtatgtagagatggagagagagatatgtAGGTATCTGATAGAGATAGGGGggggtgtgtgtatacacacatttGAGAGAAAGGGATCTTGTCCAGTTCATCGAATTCTTTTTGTGCCTCGAGATGTTTATCAAGTCATAACTCCTGCGTGTAGCTCAGTAACAGGATGTGTACAATCGCTCTCTCGCTACATTTCCTTTAGAACGCTGACTCAGCTGATCGCTGTGAACTCATTTAccttcatggcatttggcagattatccagagcgacttacaattactGCATTCATACAACAGAGCAGCTGAGGTTTAAGAGCCTTGAGCAGGGGCCCttcagtggcagcttagtggtgggaccttctgatcagaagtccaatctTTTAAACTTTGAGCTACCATGTACcttccttccagccaatcacaatccagtaatCAAAGCAGACTATGGTATAAGTCAAATCACTTCATCAGTCGGTGGACTTTATATAAAGCAACGCATTTCAGCTCCTCTTTAATCCAGTATGACTTGATACAAGACTAATTTGTacgattgtttttttaatagtgtAGCGCAGGTCTGGTAAATGCACAAGCGTGCACGTGAAGCTAAATAAGATGCGATCTGTAATCAATCGATCAATTCGTTATCGGTGTCTGGGAAATTGGGGGGCTGTTGATTGGGGACGCTGTACTGATGCATCCCTAATACAGATGCTTGCTCTTGCACtatggtggtgactgtggtgatcctcctgcattaaaaaaaacaaaaacaaacctgaAGGACCTTTGGTACCTTAACCTTTattccacctgtgtgtgtgtgtgtgtgtgtgtgtgtgtgtgtgtgtgtgtgtgtgtgtgtgtgtgtgtgtgtgtgtgtgtgtgtgtgtgtgtgtgtgtgaactttgATTATATGCTTTTATATAATAACTTCGAAAACAGGTTTTATAATATACCATGTGACCCTCTTCGTATTTACACAATTACTGCGTACGACGTAACACTTCGAACTTCGCGCTTTACACTCTGGTCCAAACCAATCTAGCTTGAATTGCAGTGCCGTCCAATAATATTGGCACCCATGGTAAGTATAAGCAGAATTCGGTGGAAAATATGTCTATTGcttaaaacttttgttttaaaaaatttagtCTGATTTAATTGCATATTCCCATTGACAAAATATGCCTCCCAGTAAAAGTAAGAGTGTCCCTTTTAAACTTCtccttgagtaaaagtacaaaagtgttttaccttcaaatgtacttgtctccaaagtactatgatttatcaCGGCTATAATGTTTCTGTTATAATTTTTGCTTATCAATTCAGTTCATGTGAAACGACTCTCAGAACGTTACTCTCagaacactgatctattaatagaatgatattaacgAGAACAACGCTGATaaatttctattacaattatcataaacaaaaaacacacacacaaagcgccaATCAAATTAAGTATAAACGGAGCTttcgctcgaccctgattggtgactcgctgcgtgtttgaccagttatgtttttatcctcataaataaaaaggaacgactgatttcgcaaaatgtagtaaaaaagcattttactgtcACTCTGTACGAATgggtatgtgacaaataaaattagaatttgaaaagtaaattatttgactttgaaaagtaaaaatttttttcctttaaaatgtacaaatttttGAATATGAAAAGTTAAATTTTAGAATTCGAAGTGtaacatttttgaaattgaaaagtaacattttaaaattcgaaaagtaaaattttagaatttgaaaagtaaaatatttgactttgaaatgtagtaaagttcaAAGTCTTCCCAAATGTAAACACttaagtaaagtacagatactagaaaaaatacaataacaaattacatttactttttcttctgtctACCCCTGATAAATGAGGTAAATTTTCTTTCTCGTTCCTCACATTTTCTCCATTGTTGCCAATATTAGTgaagggcactgtatatattgtgattaaatttccttaaaaaaattttaaaagcattttgattGTTAATATCGAGGCCTGCTCTCTGCAGAACGAAAGGTGGCGTTTTTTTGGGGGAACGTTTTTAAACTCTATTTGTTCAAATCCTAGACGAGTTTTCCTCATGTTTTGTCGGATCAAGATCCTCCTATTGTGCTGAGaaaagctggaaaagtcagttgtcccaatactttttgtccatatagtttttTAGATTATAGTCCTTAAAATTTTACCGTCAAGAATGATGTCTGGATACTTCACCGCACTTGCGGTGCCTGTGGAGCATCTGTGTACGtcgttgctatagaaacgaagGCAGGCTTGGTTTGGATTTTACTTAAACTCCTTCAGATGTCTTAGTAGTGTGAGGAACGGCGACTTGCGTTCTGCTGAGACGGCTTTCACATTGCAGAAAAAATTATGTCTTAATCTttcgatgtcttttggcacattgACTTATAAAGGTcagtgcttcctgtgactgtgcgtgcagccttgtgctgccacctgttggcactttttttttttttttttttggaaccaCTTTAACAAATGGCATTGATACGCAGGCCAGGCACCTTGCTATAATCGACAGTACGCCGTTATTATACAGTATGCGAGGTGTGATTAAGTAATTGCCTCCTCTAAGCGCACTCCGATTACAGGGTATAAAGTCAGTCGTAAAAACAATCTTCTGTACGATGACGTAACTTGAAAACATGTTTCAACATGATGGCacccctgtacacaaaaccagctccatgaagatatgctttatatgggttggactggaagatcttccTCTAAAGAGCTCCAAACCCCcgttgaacacctttggcatgaatttagcattaaaattagcattttttgcattaaatatttatttatttatttatttattcgttttgATCTTTACTTCCTTTTTGGAGCAAGCAGGGCAGAAAATGTTTCAGTTCTCTGAAATGCTCtcgagttgtgtgtgtgtgtgagctgttaGTGTTTTTTCCAGATCTACTAGATAATCCTgagatttgtttgattttatggatttttttatttatttttttgaccaAAAGGAGGAATTGGAGATCAAAACGAAAATCTTTTCCGTTGGGGGGTGTTAATGGGAGTGGTCCGTTTTTATTGCGCGGATTTCCTGCACTGCTAATTGGCGAGTACAGGAAGCGCTCGTCTCCGCTCACTGTGGTCTCAGAGGCAGTTACTTTGTCCACTCCGCTTCTCTTTtatgcacaaaaaataaataaggcaCGATGTCCGATCTAATTTATCTGatcatactcactcactctcacacacacgcgcacacacacacttgaacagAGTGTCAACTCTTCACAGAACCGTTTCCAATTTAACTCTCTTCCATTATAGCCGGTAAAGGATGACCCGCATTTCCATCACTTTCTGCTCAGCCAGTCTGAGAAGGTAAGAGGAAGTGCAGAATGCTTTCAGTCAGCATTTCTTCCTGTCCTCCGTTTCCTGCACTTGACCtgatggtcttttttttttttttttttccctcccactCCTATAATTACTCCTcccctcttttttctctttatctctttctcccTGTTGTCACTGCTCCAATGGCTgtataagtaaaaataataataataataataataataaatcccgGAGGAATATTTCCagatgaaatgaaaattctgaGTAAATGTGTCGATTTAATTCAGcaccaaattattattattcattaatattatgTCTGCGTTCACACCTGGCTTTATGAGGATGTCACCAGGAGCACCCGTGATCAGGTTTCACAGGGACGTTCTAAAACGATGAACGTGGCTTAATTCGATAGCCGGCTGTTCCAGCGTGATCGTTACGTCAGTCGTGTCGCTCAGTTGGTTGTTCAGCGGTTTCTACAACGGACGTCgtcaaaaatcataaaatgaagTTCGTTTATTAGTCCCTACAAGTTTATACCTAATAAATGAGCCAGCTGGGATGGTAGTAATgggatctgcctgattcatcttGCTTCTAGACGGAGTTCCACATAAAGATCCaaaagttactgagcaactcatgagGGTGGATTTGGACAGTAATATCAACACACTACTACAATGTCTCAGGACTGCAAATAACTAAACACCTTAAccatgatggaactgtaaccAATGGAAATTCGCTAAAGAGGATGGATTTCCCTTAGGGAGTCTGTTTcctttcaatttttttctcattgcatCTCGGAGTTTTTCCCTCGCCTCAGTCGACACTGGCTCATTAGGGATCAATGTACAAATATAATGAACAAACCACTAATACGTTATTTTATACCCGCTTTATCTCAGTAAAGCtggtttgagacaatgtccattgttaaaagggcTCTAcaattaaaaagttaatttaaattacaaatttaattgcattaaaaaaaattctcaaatgCGTCCCAGGATACCCCGAGTGGACCCTGAGCATGCTAGACTCTCTTATTACTGAACTGGAAGAATTTTATTGTTTCTCCCTCAAGTCAGACTTCAAGTCTCCGAATAACTAATACTAAAATCTAGACCTCCGGGTCACGGCACCAATTTTCTGTtgtggcaccgaggtggtggattgaacttcccctagatgtccgaacagctgaATCACTGCCGATCTTCGAATGAAGTCCCGAGCTCTTcctggaaataaaaacaaaaacaaagccacGTGTGAAGGCAGACGCCGTAATCGATGCTGCATTAAAAGCGAAATGACGCTGAGTATTCGAGGCGGAATCACGTGATCACGCTAACGAATTCTGGAAAATTCCTCCTCACACTTTGGATATGTTTGTTTGCAAAAGAATCACATCTCTTTACAGCTGAATGGTATATTACGGGGTCTTTTTGGTCGGTGGTGAATACCGGCTCAAACGTGCATGGGTGCTGCCGCCTTTTCTTTCCAGTTTTCCTTCCCCACCTCACAATTCTTCACTTCTTCTCCTCCCTAACTGCTTCCTGTCTTTTCAATCCAGTCAGTAGATTGTGATCGGAATAATAGTGAAAGCGGTGTGTCAGCGGTCCTGTCTGTGGCTTTTGTTTAAATTGAACTGAaacgtgtgtgcgcgcgtgctaGCGTTGATGCGCTTCATGACCTACTGACCATCAGACGTTAAAATCATACAGACGATTCGAACCCCGTCGCAATTCCCTATTCGCTATTCCATGGAAATCCGCCATCCGAACAAAATGTCTGATTAACGTCTATCCCAGAAGCACAGCGTCCTcgaaagtattggaacacctgacttttccagccacgtGTAgctaccacaaatttggaggggCACATTTGTACGTGATATAgaagttttcccttcacttggaaCTAGGAAATCCctaagccagctccatgaagatctcctgctatcaGAGCCTCAACGCTTTTGAACAATGAATCAAGCACACTCTGAAATCTAGTGCAGCACCACCTCCCAGGAGACTGGAGCTTCTAATTAGAGCAAATAGACATTAATGTTTAACAGGGTGTTCAAGAGCCACAATCCTAGgatcgggtgtccacaaacttttgaccctagtgtgtatatatatatatatatatatatatatatatatatatatatatatatatatatatatatatatatatatatatattatataatatatatcgcATTTCCTGGTTCTGCTCAAATCAAGTACGGCTTGTGTATAAATACTAATATTCGCTTAATCACAATGAAGTAATTAGTCAGTAACATCAGTTATCCACTTTCTGGAAAAGGAAAAGGATAACACGAAGCTTGAAGCAGTCTTTAGGAGTTTAAACCTCCCGCTTCAGGATTAAGTCAAACTCTGTATTATTTCATCTTTTCTTCTTTGCGTTTTTGGTCGCCGTTCGCTCTTTTCCAGCCCTGTTGCAGGTTTGAGGGCTGAAAAGCAGCTTAATGATCTGACAATACACAAAAGATCTCCCCTATAACCCACAATCTAAAGTACTCATTACACTGTTGATCATTGGAGCAGACGTGGTGTTTGTACAGCGGAGGAATGCGGGGAGTAAATCAACACAATTGCTGCGGTAATgattagtaatattattatataatgtgacgtgggtttttttttttttttttacagccagcTTCGTCGATGGAGCCTATAAGCAAACGGTTGAAGATCATTGAAGAGGTGAggaacccttttttttaaatatatatataaaaactcttTTGACAATGTCATCTAATTGAGTTTGTGGTCTCGTTCAGGACACCGGCTCCACATCCATTCAGGCTGCAGACAGTACGGCTCTCAACGGCAGCATCACACCCACAGACAAGAGGTACGTGAAACGTGTGTGCTTGAAGAACCTCCACGTGCATATAACTAGATTCCTATACAAATGTGTTATCTCCAACAGGATAGGATTCCTCGGACTCGGGTTGATGGGCAGCGGAATCGTGTCGAACCTGCTGAAGATGGGCCACGTGGTGACCGTGTGGAATCGCACTGCGGAAAAGGTACGGTTTCCATCATTGGAACACAGGAACCGCCTTCTTTTAAACTCACCTTTCATCTTTGTATTTAAACAGACCAATCACGGTCTTGCGAtttagcagctataaacagcctGCTCCTCTTATTACCTCTGATcgaagcactgacactggagactccttcctgaAATCTTCTCATGGAAAACTTTGTAGGCTTCTAGTTAAGTTCTTATCGATTTTACAAGAGTTTTGAgcctattttttttcccctcatttgcTGTCCTCCACTCctccgggaagatgttctactaggaTTGAGATTTCCTCATGTGAAAACCATGttatatatggacaaacgtatttAGACACCtgacttgaacttggagaccaaATCCAATTTGGACAATGCggacaaagcaaactccatggaGATATACTTTCAatgggttggagttgaagatcttctgctggagagctcagacctcaaccccattgaacacctttgggataaatgtgaacgttgactgcaccccaagaaCCTCCTCActtctgaatgaatctcacccaaaatctagtggaacatcttcccagaagagtggaggttattataagagctatggggattaaatgtggaataggactGCACCAGCGCCGCTGGCGGATTAGGGATAAACGTCTAAGGGACTGTTTTATGATGATTAAATGtgtgatgtatttatttctgtaaatatttCCAATTTTAAAAGCACCttcacctccctccccctccccACAGTGTGACTTGTTCATCCAGGAAGGTGCCAGGTTAGGACGGACGCCAGCCGAGGTTGTGTCCATGTGCGACATCACGTTCTCCTGCGTATCAGACCCCAAAGCTGCCAGAGATGTAAGTAAAGACGTGACCTAGAGCTCCATAAAAACTCTTCActgatttatattataatgacTCTCTTATCGTTCTTTTTCTCACTCATTATTTCACTCTtggtttctctttttctctcctttttttgtctctttctttcttttctcttatttGATAACTTTGACATGCAACCGCATTGTCTTTTGTTCAAATGATTTATTGATTGTCGTTATTTGTGACTCATCCATgagctttaataaataaactaataataattgtttattaacatagaattttttttttgcatagctAACGTGTAAAAGTTTATTGACAAACATTATTGTTAATgacaatcattttatttatatatatatatatatgtcattagaattttttttcaaaagttaaatatttatttgatgcatttaaaaatgaGATGTATATTaatcaaagtaaaaatacataaacaaaaaagtaaagaatgtgTTCGATTATGGTATGTCTtgggtttctcatgtggccttTCTCCCACAGTTGGTTTTGGGTCCCAGCGGTGTGTTACAAGGCATCAGACCCGGAAAGTGTTACGTGGAGATGTCCACCGTCGATCCTGAGACCATTACAGAGCTCTCGCAGGTATGTTGTGTGTCATAAAGATCTTGCATGTTTATGCTtagatctacacacacacacacacacacacagagaggaagGAGAACTGAGGAAACACCCTGACTGTGAAGGGGGGGGTGAACATGTTGATATTAAGAGGAAATGGGGGAACTGTGCAGTGAGAGGTTACTGTAGGTCGTTTTATCGTTTGGGTGTTGGAATTTccattgacaaaaaaaacaaatcggGATATGAATTTATTCGTAATAAGCAAACCAGAAATCACTGTGGTGATcgaggaaccttgagaggaaccaaccTCCAAAGGTATCCTTCCATTATGAACCATTATGAATCTTCTATAACTGAGTATTATTTAGTCAGTTGTGTAGCAAGAagcattcattacagttttaacCTGATCTGAGATTTGAAGACAAAGATGTAcgtattgttgttgttattattaattattagatACAGTTTGTGttgtaaaaaaagttttttggatgtttttttaagGTGATCACGTCCAGAGGAGGCCGCTTCCTGGAAGCGCCGGTTTCAGGCAGTCAGCAGCTTTCTAACGACGGTATGTTGGTGATCGTGGCAGCTGGAGATCGGACCGTTTACGAGGACTGCAGCAGCTGCTTCCAGGCTATGGGCAAAACTTCGTTCTTTTGGGTGATTAACGCCTTACAGTTTTCAGAAAGTTGCATATATATATGAGCATGAATAATGAAAGTACCTGATTTTGGGAATGTCGGGAATTCCCTATTGTAAACTCGATAGCGAAGTCAGATCGCAATTTTTCCGATAACTAATTAATCAACAGAGTTTTTAAAATGGGtactggataaaaaataaacattttgcatcACTCCATgcaaaatagtactgaactttattacaaaaataatatttactgcatcatgaaaatgtgctaaatatattaattataatatatttcaaattaagacgtcttcaaacaaaacagttgcacctaaaataaataaataaaaaataaaaaaaagatgcaacaATTCACCTCCAGAGGCTGCTCTCGTACTGTTTAATGACCGTCTCAGCAACCTGGAAAAATTATCCgtatgggcttttttttttaaatcggcTATTGGTCGGCGTCTAGACTGGAATGATGTGTAggataaataatacattttgaagtaGTGACTTTATTGAACTGTCCTTTTTTGTTGATTGACTGTAGTTTAGTaaaggatagtgtgtgtgtgtgtgtgtgtgtgtgtgtgtgtgtgtgtgtgtgtgtgtgtgtgtgtgtgtgtgtgtgtgtgtgtgtgtgtgtaggagaagcAGGCAACGCGGCGAGGATGATGCTGATCCTCAACATGGTGCAGGGCAGTTTCATGGCCACCATCGCCGAGGGGCTGACGCTTGCTCAGGCCACTGGCCAATCACAGCAGACCTTCCTGGACATTCTGTGTCAGGGGCAGATGGCCAGCACGTTTGTGGACCAGAAATGCCAAAGTGAGCAATCTTGACTTTCATTTATATCTTTTTATGATGTTACATTTCAGGAATGTCTAGTCCCTGACCTACGATGTGTTTTGAAGACTCCATCATAACTTACAAATAGCGCAACTTGAGACATGGCCTCGCCAAGGAAGTCTTAAAGAATACTGATCAAAATGGAGTAGTGCAGcgacattttttaataatttacagAACAGTACATCATTCAGCAAAATGGAGCGATTTACACTACCGCACTGGATAAACTGtacagtgtatatgtgtgtagcaGTGAGGGCGTGGACGAGCGCCGGTTTGCGAGTGGGGGGCGGGGCATACGCTGTTACGCTTGCTTGCCACCcaaaatgtacattattttttgcaattttgtcATGTATAGAAGGAAATTCCGAGCGATTTTCCAAATTGCAAATTGTCTTTGCGGTCGCGTTTTGCAGTCGCAATTGCAGATCTCGCATGCTTTCGTGCAGCCGCTGCCAGATTTCAAACGGAAAAGCAAAGACTGTTTTTTTCCAACCACGTTTTCCGTGTTTTATGAGTCATAACCGGGTCATATTTTAATAGCAATATTAATTACCATGTCtgctttttcactttctctgaGTCACGTACCCAGCCTGACAACTCGAACGGAAACGCAAATCATGTCCTCGTGTTCGCTCGCCAACAGTGCCGAAGCGTGTCCTCCAACGCGTTCTCTACAACACGTGCCCTCCAAAGCGTTGCTTTCTGTGCGGTTTAACCCTGAATCATGTTTCTTCAGACACGTGTTCGGTACTCGGTACAAATTACACAATCACAagttattgtatattttactgtgcaacattaacatattaatcatttgttatatttaatcCGAGTGAACGGTTGAAGTGAAACCTTTCAGTTTTTTGCCACTAGGGGGCGATATCTTGTTTTTATGGCttataaatgaaaaatcatGTAATATACAAGCAAACATGCTCATTTTCAGATCACTTTGCCTGTTAATCAAATCCTTTAATGATTATTCACAATTACGTTAAAAACCTACTAAGTTAAACTTTCGTCTCATCATTGCAAAGGCTCGCAACgggtttagaaaaaaaagcagaggcCACTTCTACTAAAATGGCGATAACTCATGAGCTCAATCTTTGATCAAATTTGTGGCGCTATAAGGCgcgaaaaaacataaaaatggttATAACTACGCAACCTTTAGTCCAACCAACCTGATAATTGGCATGTGGTGTCTGTGTCTAATGTGACACGTATCTATATAAGGTCATtttatatatctaaaaaaatgGCCGTCATCAGCCAAGGAATTTCAAGCACCTGTTACACAAGGTTAAGAATACAACTTTTTGCTTTATTCTTATGAGCTATCAGGCTCGACGCTCTCATCGGTACTCGGTTTGAAGGTTTCATCGTAGGAGAATTGCACGGCAGGAACGAATTTGAAGCTGCCAGAATTCCATCGGAAAAAAAGATTCCAACACCCAATAATCAGCTGTCGGTGAACACGTTAAACCAGCGCCTGCAGATTTTAGCCTGTGATTATAGAAATCTtctaggattattaaaattcatcaaaattGGTCAAAATCGCGCAGTGTCCACGTGGCTTTACGGATATGTATTATACATGTAGACCACTAGGGGGCGGCgtgtgacaaaaaataaatgacagtcTGTACACCAGAAAAACACGTTTGCTTTCGCACAAATTCATTCCAAAACTCGTGACTGGAGTCGAAATaaaccctttttattttttgtgtgtataacagATTTTCATCCATTTTGAATTCagtttcaaaaaaaaaaaaagctgattatttttactgttttattttcccCCAGATATTTTGCAGGGTAACTTCAAACCAGATTATTACCTAAAACACATTCAGAAAGATTTAAGACTCGCGATTTCCATGGGGGACTCTGTTAATCACCCCACACCCATGGCAGCCGCCGCGAACGAGGTAAGTGTCTGTCtggcgcgctctctctctctgtctgtctgtctgtctgtctgtctgtggtcTAATGTTCAGTTCCTCACTCACAACTGTTACAACTTACTTCCTGTTCAAATAAAGTCGTATTTACATAAGAgagatgtatttttatttttgtaaatttttttttgaagttTTCACCATCGCAGCATGAATGAAACTGACGTCCcgttcccttttttctttccttcccgCAGGTGTATAAGAGAGCGAAGGCGCTGGACCAGTCGGACAACGACATGTCTGCAGTCTACAGAGCTTATATTCACTAATCCCTGGAGATGTGCT
Coding sequences within:
- the glyr1 gene encoding LOW QUALITY PROTEIN: putative oxidoreductase GLYR1 (The sequence of the model RefSeq protein was modified relative to this genomic sequence to represent the inferred CDS: inserted 1 base in 1 codon) encodes the protein MAAVHLRIGDLVWGKLGRYPPWPGKIVSPPKDLKKPRGKKCFFVKFFGTEDHAWIKVEQLKPYHPHKDEMIKINXGKRFQQAVDAVEEYLKKAKGKDQAHGSEDKTKSEKGRKAAAKPMKIIEEDDEDAFKGGSSDKEQTDSDPEPSSVQRLVAGTVAGFKWESSPVKDDPHFHHFLLSQSEKPASSMEPISKRLKIIEEDTGSTSIQAADSTALNGSITPTDKRIGFLGLGLMGSGIVSNLLKMGHVVTVWNRTAEKCDLFIQEGARLGRTPAEVVSMCDITFSCVSDPKAARDLVLGPSGVLQGIRPGKCYVEMSTVDPETITELSQVITSRGGRFLEAPVSGSQQLSNDGMLVIVAAGDRTVYEDCSSCFQAMGKTSFFLGEAGNAARMMLILNMVQGSFMATIAEGLTLAQATGQSQQTFLDILCQGQMASTFVDQKCQNILQGNFKPDYYLKHIQKDLRLAISMGDSVNHPTPMAAAANEVYKRAKALDQSDNDMSAVYRAYIH